The following proteins come from a genomic window of Gimesia chilikensis:
- a CDS encoding polysaccharide biosynthesis tyrosine autokinase produces MNTEFQPLEPHSDLDFDGMEDSTTNTSAPGVDIVRLLFRNKYLIVGGLLAGLLLGQAAYMKLGPVFSANTKIQVSQKNPVPIKEGEVQTFGELTAHIDVIKSPRIVGQAVKAGKLTELPSLEGEKDPAQEIIDSLKVKRLSGTDRTYLNILNLTYENKNSNDAKVIMQAIVDAYHHYLDEVRDQNTGEIIDQLNKANESILSDLEKKKQEYKEFRKDAPLYWENTPGSEAAVAGSTNMHQERVKTIDNERRQNLLKLTELKSKINTLKSAIASGESKETLELLAQQFLMGQARGQSGATTGGVESQAITPGNTQVERARLALETHLMPLLIQKNRLERDYKKNHPDLDAVNRSIDTIINLYRRQGIEISADNLESGEFQVSKVKDVDFVNIYLKSMEQQLKELENRETALTRLFDQETELAKKVGNYQVVDQAYNEEIAQLKTQRESIFKQLLLEKVAQGNSGYTMTQLSPVKDELVIKRQLKFLMAGGAAGLGLVLAFSYFREMRDTTMKSVDEIRNQLHLPMLGEVPQFTEEPAHMDDSQFDSALWYYYRPASREAEAYRSLRTSLLLKTERNGAKVLQVTSAEPGDGKTTSVSNLALAIAQTGRKVLIIDADLRRPTVHKLFGINNAVGLGDVLAQEIDAQTSIRETRISNLSILTAGMLPENPSEMLMSRRFAEMVNQLRNEYDYILVDTPPLVVVSDPSVIASTVDGVLLVVRIDKNRRGVIRKVQQIIQTNGIKITGLIANNVITNSLVGYDYIDNEGYQAYFEKPAPEPAKPAANPAKTEVTS; encoded by the coding sequence GTGAATACTGAATTTCAGCCTCTCGAACCTCATTCCGACCTGGACTTCGATGGAATGGAAGATTCAACCACGAATACTTCCGCTCCGGGAGTGGATATCGTCCGGCTGCTCTTCAGAAATAAATACCTGATCGTCGGGGGACTGCTGGCCGGTTTGTTACTGGGACAGGCTGCCTACATGAAACTGGGCCCCGTCTTTTCTGCGAATACCAAGATCCAGGTCTCACAGAAAAATCCGGTTCCCATCAAAGAGGGAGAGGTTCAGACATTCGGGGAACTGACGGCTCACATTGACGTCATCAAAAGTCCCCGGATTGTCGGCCAGGCAGTCAAAGCTGGCAAACTCACGGAGTTGCCTTCGCTTGAAGGGGAAAAAGATCCTGCCCAGGAAATTATCGATTCTCTCAAGGTCAAGCGTCTCTCGGGAACCGACCGAACTTATCTGAATATCCTGAATCTGACTTACGAGAATAAGAATTCTAACGATGCCAAAGTCATTATGCAGGCCATCGTGGATGCGTATCATCATTACCTGGATGAGGTGCGTGATCAGAATACGGGCGAAATTATTGACCAGCTCAATAAGGCCAATGAGTCGATTCTGTCTGATTTGGAAAAGAAGAAACAGGAATACAAAGAGTTCCGCAAAGATGCCCCCCTGTACTGGGAAAACACCCCCGGTTCAGAAGCCGCTGTGGCAGGCAGTACGAACATGCATCAGGAACGCGTCAAAACAATCGACAATGAACGGCGTCAGAACCTGCTCAAACTGACCGAGCTGAAATCGAAAATCAATACGCTCAAGTCAGCCATCGCCAGCGGAGAATCCAAAGAGACTCTGGAACTGCTGGCGCAACAGTTTCTGATGGGCCAGGCCCGCGGACAGTCGGGAGCCACCACCGGTGGTGTCGAATCTCAGGCAATCACACCGGGTAACACGCAGGTGGAACGGGCACGCCTCGCACTCGAAACGCATCTCATGCCGCTGCTGATTCAGAAGAATCGCCTCGAACGGGATTACAAAAAGAATCATCCGGACCTGGATGCCGTCAATCGCAGCATCGACACGATCATCAACCTCTATCGTCGACAGGGAATCGAAATCTCTGCCGATAATCTGGAGTCGGGAGAATTCCAGGTTTCAAAGGTGAAGGATGTCGACTTCGTAAACATCTATCTGAAGTCGATGGAACAGCAGTTGAAAGAACTGGAAAACCGCGAAACCGCACTGACCCGGCTCTTTGATCAGGAAACGGAACTGGCTAAGAAGGTCGGTAATTACCAGGTCGTGGACCAGGCTTACAACGAAGAAATCGCCCAACTCAAAACGCAGAGGGAAAGCATTTTCAAACAGCTGCTGCTCGAAAAAGTGGCCCAAGGGAACAGCGGTTATACCATGACGCAGCTGTCGCCCGTTAAAGACGAACTGGTCATCAAGCGACAGCTGAAATTCCTGATGGCAGGCGGCGCTGCCGGTCTGGGACTGGTCCTCGCGTTCTCATACTTCCGCGAAATGCGGGACACGACCATGAAATCGGTCGATGAAATTCGTAACCAGTTGCACCTGCCGATGCTGGGTGAAGTTCCCCAGTTCACAGAAGAACCGGCTCACATGGATGACAGCCAGTTCGACTCAGCTCTCTGGTATTACTATCGACCCGCATCCCGGGAAGCGGAAGCCTATCGATCTCTGCGCACCTCGTTGCTGTTGAAAACCGAACGCAACGGTGCGAAGGTGTTGCAGGTGACCAGTGCTGAACCCGGAGACGGCAAGACAACATCTGTTTCCAACCTGGCCCTGGCGATTGCCCAGACAGGCCGGAAAGTGCTGATCATCGACGCTGACTTGCGGCGACCAACCGTGCATAAACTGTTCGGAATTAATAACGCCGTCGGTCTGGGAGATGTTCTGGCTCAGGAAATTGATGCCCAGACTTCGATTCGCGAAACCCGCATCAGCAATCTGTCGATTCTGACAGCAGGCATGCTGCCGGAAAATCCTTCGGAAATGCTGATGTCGCGCCGCTTTGCTGAAATGGTCAATCAGCTGCGGAATGAATACGATTACATCCTGGTCGATACACCGCCCCTGGTGGTGGTCAGCGATCCCTCCGTCATCGCTTCGACGGTCGATGGAGTCCTGCTCGTCGTTCGTATCGATAAGAACCGTCGCGGCGTGATTCGCAAAGTACAGCAGATCATCCAGACCAACGGCATTAAAATCACTGGTCTCATCGCCAACAATGTGATTACCAACTCGCTGGTCGGCTATGATTACATCGACAATGAAGGCTATCAGGCCTACTTCGAAAAGCCGGCACCTGAGCCTGCAAAGCCGGCTGCGAATCCTGCAAAGACCGAAGTGACAAGCTGA
- a CDS encoding sigma-54-dependent transcriptional regulator: MQLNRSILIVEDEEVIRSSLAEFLTSEGYETMQASTVAKALELARDRDFNVAICDVQLPDGDGIELLRRLQNIKPSIFVLIITAYATVENTISAFKAGAFDYLVKPVIFDDLSHKLNRLFEYQKIFYENQILRRELARSPGIEEIVGSSKTLQKLQSTIRKIAATNSNVLLSGESGTGKELFARSIHSNGPNREQRFLAVNCGMRPIELLESQLFGSAASSLQYPQAEQTGVFKNADGGTVYLDEISQLPLGTQGKLLRAIEYGEILPLGSAEPVKVDVRLIASTTRDLAEMVKTGEFEQDLFYRLDGMKIHIPALRERVDDIPELVEYFIAKHSRKMGKRVTGATSETIRALMSAEWKGNVRQLDNAIERAVMMCDDTLICLNDLPPELHQNEPPLPDVDDLRLALRHYERMHITRVLKDSADKREAAKRLKLGLSSLYRKIEELDIELE; encoded by the coding sequence GTGCAACTCAACCGCTCGATACTGATTGTCGAAGATGAAGAAGTCATCCGCAGCTCACTGGCCGAATTTCTGACCAGCGAAGGCTACGAAACCATGCAGGCTTCGACCGTGGCCAAGGCACTGGAGTTGGCCCGGGATCGGGATTTCAATGTCGCAATCTGCGATGTGCAGCTTCCGGACGGGGATGGAATTGAACTGCTCCGCCGGTTGCAGAATATCAAGCCGAGTATTTTCGTCCTGATCATCACGGCGTACGCGACGGTCGAAAATACAATCTCTGCGTTCAAGGCGGGGGCGTTTGATTACCTGGTAAAACCGGTGATCTTTGACGATCTGTCTCACAAGCTCAATCGGCTGTTTGAATACCAGAAAATCTTCTACGAGAATCAGATTCTCAGGCGCGAGCTGGCCCGCAGCCCCGGTATCGAGGAGATTGTCGGCAGTAGTAAGACCCTGCAGAAACTGCAGAGTACAATCCGCAAGATCGCGGCTACGAACTCCAATGTGCTGCTCTCAGGGGAATCGGGGACGGGGAAAGAACTGTTCGCCCGCTCGATTCACTCGAATGGGCCCAATCGCGAACAACGTTTTCTGGCCGTGAACTGTGGGATGCGTCCCATTGAGCTCCTGGAGTCGCAACTGTTTGGATCCGCGGCCAGTTCGCTGCAGTATCCCCAGGCGGAGCAGACCGGCGTCTTCAAGAACGCCGACGGTGGTACAGTCTACCTAGATGAGATCTCGCAGCTCCCGCTGGGAACCCAGGGCAAACTTCTACGCGCGATCGAATACGGCGAGATCCTGCCGCTGGGAAGTGCGGAGCCTGTGAAAGTCGATGTACGACTCATCGCTTCCACGACGCGCGACCTGGCAGAGATGGTCAAGACCGGCGAATTCGAGCAGGACCTGTTCTATCGGCTGGACGGGATGAAAATTCACATCCCTGCGCTGCGTGAGCGGGTGGACGATATTCCCGAGCTGGTTGAATATTTCATCGCCAAGCATTCGCGCAAGATGGGCAAGCGGGTTACAGGGGCGACCAGTGAAACGATTCGGGCATTGATGTCAGCGGAGTGGAAAGGAAACGTCCGTCAGCTGGACAATGCCATCGAACGGGCGGTGATGATGTGCGACGACACATTGATCTGCCTGAATGACCTGCCGCCCGAACTGCATCAGAACGAACCCCCACTACCGGACGTCGATGACCTGCGACTGGCGTTGCGTCATTACGAGCGGATGCACATCACCCGCGTACTCAAGGACAGTGCCGACAAACGGGAGGCCGCCAAACGGCTCAAGCTGGGACTGTCGAGTCTGTACCGTAAGATTGAAGAACTCGATATTGAACTCGAATAG
- a CDS encoding SDR family oxidoreductase: MTNYLVTGGAGFIGSHLATRLINDGHRVRVFDNLSTGALKNLEHIKEQVEFVEGDLRDLSAVEAAAKDVDIIFHQAALASVPRSVDHPLDTHEACVTGTIHVLDAARRSGVQRVVYAGSSSAYGNQKQMPKHEGQTPEVLSPYAAAKLAGELYCQAFANSYSLETVRIRYFNVFGPRQDPNSPYSAVIPLFASALLEGKRPVIFGDGLQSRDFTFVDNVVQANILASQADAAVVSGNVYNVACGSSLNLIDLLKFICEQLDKPFDPDFQPPRTGDVKHSWADISAAERDLGYAPVVDIQEGLRRTIEWYAEYVGAESNKCLGGC, from the coding sequence GTGACAAATTATCTAGTAACCGGCGGTGCAGGCTTCATTGGATCTCATCTGGCGACGCGGTTGATCAATGACGGACATCGGGTCCGTGTCTTTGACAATCTCAGCACGGGCGCTTTGAAGAACCTGGAGCACATTAAAGAGCAGGTCGAATTCGTTGAGGGAGATCTCCGCGACCTGTCCGCCGTTGAAGCCGCTGCCAAAGATGTCGATATCATCTTCCATCAGGCCGCCCTGGCTTCCGTTCCACGCAGTGTCGATCACCCGCTTGATACACACGAAGCCTGTGTCACCGGAACCATTCACGTGCTTGATGCCGCCCGTCGCTCGGGCGTACAGCGCGTCGTTTACGCCGGTTCCAGCAGTGCTTATGGTAACCAGAAACAGATGCCCAAGCATGAAGGTCAGACACCCGAAGTGCTGTCACCTTATGCCGCCGCCAAGCTGGCCGGCGAACTGTACTGCCAGGCTTTTGCCAATTCTTACTCACTGGAAACCGTACGGATTCGATATTTCAACGTCTTTGGACCCCGCCAGGATCCGAACAGCCCTTACTCGGCTGTGATTCCGTTGTTTGCTTCCGCCTTACTGGAAGGCAAACGCCCCGTGATCTTCGGCGATGGTTTACAGTCGCGTGATTTCACCTTCGTTGATAACGTGGTGCAGGCAAACATTCTGGCCTCTCAGGCAGACGCTGCCGTCGTTTCAGGGAATGTTTACAACGTTGCCTGTGGCAGCTCGCTGAATCTGATCGATCTCTTGAAGTTCATCTGCGAACAGTTGGACAAACCCTTCGATCCCGATTTCCAGCCGCCCCGCACCGGCGATGTCAAACATTCATGGGCCGATATTTCCGCTGCGGAGCGGGACCTGGGTTACGCACCTGTTGTAGATATTCAGGAAGGCCTGCGGCGGACCATCGAATGGTATGCTGAGTACGTTGGTGCAGAATCCAATAAATGCCTGGGCGGTTGTTAA
- the rlmB gene encoding 23S rRNA (guanosine(2251)-2'-O)-methyltransferase RlmB, whose translation MALELKNPHSVLAALKTRPIDVTEIRLTAGASQGNWGDVADEARSHGIPVVVRKAPPQKMKRRQSEDQGRRTAGSVALVKPRIPSSLSELFAMDKSEGESRGLWLALDCIQDPHNIGAIFRTAGFFGVRGVILTKDRSAPLNGTVYDVASGGMEGVPFAVETNLSRAITEAKEAGIWIMGTSEHAEEDVAAYSQDRPWMVVIGNEEKGLRRLTLEQCDVVCRLTSAGLVDSLNASVAAGIMIARFSPFGPGVK comes from the coding sequence GTGGCTCTGGAGCTGAAAAACCCCCATAGTGTGCTGGCTGCCTTGAAAACCCGCCCCATCGACGTGACCGAAATCCGTCTGACCGCGGGAGCCTCACAGGGAAACTGGGGAGACGTAGCCGATGAAGCCCGCAGTCACGGCATTCCCGTCGTGGTCCGCAAGGCACCACCTCAGAAGATGAAACGCCGCCAGTCGGAAGATCAGGGCCGCCGCACCGCAGGTTCCGTGGCGCTGGTCAAACCCCGCATACCCTCTTCGCTGAGCGAGTTGTTCGCAATGGACAAATCAGAGGGCGAATCTCGCGGACTTTGGCTGGCCTTGGACTGCATTCAGGATCCGCACAACATCGGCGCCATTTTTCGAACCGCAGGGTTTTTCGGCGTGCGAGGTGTGATCCTGACCAAAGACCGTTCAGCGCCCCTGAACGGCACCGTCTATGATGTCGCTTCGGGAGGCATGGAAGGGGTTCCTTTCGCCGTTGAAACCAATCTGAGTCGCGCAATCACCGAAGCCAAGGAAGCCGGCATCTGGATCATGGGGACGTCCGAACATGCGGAAGAAGACGTCGCCGCTTACAGCCAGGATCGCCCCTGGATGGTCGTCATCGGCAATGAAGAGAAGGGCCTCAGAAGGCTCACGCTCGAACAATGCGATGTCGTCTGTCGCCTCACTTCAGCGGGGCTCGTCGATTCTCTGAATGCCTCCGTCGCCGCGGGAATTATGATCGCCCGCTTTTCTCCCTTCGGGCCCGGCGTGAAATAA
- a CDS encoding sensor histidine kinase, whose product MNDHSVLKNQPETTDQPPAPSAESEAAAPPHLAPPPKIHHDAFTWELPAEEITLRIRWFGLCVGYVLVNFVGNDAAIQVPQLNWILTLGAIYALADTWFSFRGKVFLGEWPLTISVMEALFIGLLCHYDTGLNSPFRFYYLLSLIVCSIRHSPLIAYVTLALHLLSYTTLLFPLQNAPPDWLTQILLMVVWMGWVAWASIAFSSLVKRTSLELSVANEQLKQNQELLEDRIARRTSDLQESQALLIQQEKHAAFGLLAAGIAHEVGNPLAGISSLVQLLNRHNNDEYTNKRLDEVDAQLRRIQRILRELIDFSRPATTERNRCYINEVITESLNIAKYYKRKKGKKIITRFAENLPPVQLVRDQLVQVFLNLILNAMDATEEGQSIEITTEARDGQILISVHDNGEGIKEVDKEKLFRPYFTTKSKGTGLGLFVCRNILEHSNTGTIRIDDTVSEGAKFVVALYCEEVKDLGEIPPGPAQEMKFVTT is encoded by the coding sequence ATGAATGATCATTCAGTCCTGAAGAATCAGCCCGAAACGACAGACCAGCCACCGGCTCCGTCTGCCGAGAGCGAAGCTGCTGCGCCGCCGCACCTGGCGCCGCCCCCCAAGATTCACCACGATGCCTTTACCTGGGAACTGCCTGCCGAAGAGATTACGCTGCGAATCCGCTGGTTTGGATTGTGTGTCGGGTATGTGCTGGTCAACTTCGTGGGCAACGATGCTGCGATTCAGGTCCCCCAGCTGAACTGGATTCTGACCCTGGGGGCGATTTATGCCCTCGCGGACACCTGGTTCAGCTTTCGAGGCAAAGTCTTTCTGGGCGAATGGCCGCTGACCATTTCCGTGATGGAGGCGCTGTTTATCGGTCTGCTCTGTCATTACGACACCGGGCTGAACAGTCCGTTCCGCTTTTATTATCTGCTCTCGCTGATTGTCTGTTCGATCCGGCACTCACCTCTGATTGCTTATGTGACGCTGGCGCTGCATCTGTTGAGCTACACGACGCTGCTGTTCCCCCTGCAGAATGCACCACCAGACTGGCTGACCCAGATACTGTTGATGGTCGTGTGGATGGGCTGGGTTGCCTGGGCCAGTATTGCGTTTTCCAGCCTGGTGAAACGCACGAGTCTGGAACTCTCGGTCGCCAACGAACAACTCAAACAGAACCAGGAACTGCTGGAAGACCGGATTGCCCGGCGGACGAGCGATCTGCAGGAATCCCAGGCGCTGTTGATTCAGCAGGAGAAACATGCTGCCTTTGGTCTGCTGGCCGCGGGGATTGCGCATGAGGTCGGGAATCCGCTGGCGGGCATCAGTTCGCTCGTCCAGCTGCTGAACCGGCACAATAATGACGAATACACGAACAAGCGACTGGACGAAGTCGACGCACAGCTGCGGCGGATCCAGCGTATTTTACGCGAGCTGATCGATTTCAGCCGCCCGGCGACTACAGAGCGGAACCGCTGCTACATCAATGAAGTGATCACCGAATCGCTGAATATCGCCAAGTATTATAAGCGGAAAAAGGGGAAGAAGATCATCACGCGATTTGCGGAGAATCTGCCCCCCGTTCAACTCGTGCGCGATCAGCTGGTGCAGGTGTTTCTGAACCTGATTCTGAATGCAATGGACGCCACCGAAGAGGGACAGTCGATTGAAATCACGACTGAAGCACGAGACGGACAGATCCTGATCTCCGTGCACGATAATGGTGAAGGCATCAAGGAAGTGGATAAGGAAAAACTGTTCCGCCCTTACTTCACGACCAAGTCCAAGGGGACGGGGCTGGGGCTGTTTGTCTGTCGCAATATTCTGGAACATTCCAATACAGGCACGATCCGAATTGACGATACCGTAAGTGAAGGGGCGAAATTCGTTGTCGCCCTGTACTGTGAAGAAGTAAAAGATCTGGGCGAAATTCCTCCGGGACCGGCCCAGGAAATGAAATTTGTAACTACCTGA
- the glgA gene encoding glycogen synthase GlgA has protein sequence MKIVVASSEAIPFAKTGGLADVASALSKALADAGHEVSLFLPCYPQSIAKRGLNLDDFELCSEKVTISVGSKEVEARLRKTGFPGSSATVYLVEQARYFDRPELYHEGGRDYQDNCERFIFFSRAVMEFTKKLNLSPDIIHANDWQTGLIPALLNIEYEDQPGFEKTAAVYTIHNMAFQGQYWHWDMLLTGIDWKYFNRHQMEFFGQLNLLKTGIVFSDMVTTVSPTYAKEIRTEQFGYGLHGVLDSHSDRLVGILNGVDTTDWNPEIDPHIAANYSAKTVTEGKPRCKAALQERMGLPQKPDVPLLGAISRMTDQKGFSLILDAAENLLATDVQLVILGTGDPYHETSFSELARRFPDKVSTLIGFDEILAHQIEAGLDIFLMPSQFEPCGLNQMYSLIYGTVPIVHEVGGLADSVVDASDTNLENGTANGFSFWHFDATVLYRQMRRAIDMYNDKPTWQQLMQNGMTRDWSWKHSAQNYLSVYQQALSFRANSTESVSASS, from the coding sequence ATGAAAATCGTCGTAGCGAGTTCTGAAGCGATTCCTTTTGCCAAAACGGGCGGACTGGCTGATGTTGCCTCCGCTCTGTCCAAGGCACTGGCGGACGCCGGGCACGAGGTGAGCCTGTTTTTACCCTGCTACCCGCAGTCAATCGCGAAGCGGGGGCTCAATCTTGATGATTTCGAACTCTGTTCGGAAAAAGTAACGATCTCCGTCGGCAGCAAGGAAGTCGAAGCCCGTCTCCGCAAAACCGGATTCCCCGGTTCCAGCGCCACGGTTTACCTGGTCGAACAGGCCCGCTATTTTGATCGCCCCGAACTCTACCACGAGGGCGGCCGGGATTATCAGGATAACTGCGAACGCTTCATTTTCTTCAGCCGCGCTGTGATGGAGTTCACGAAAAAACTGAACCTTTCACCGGACATTATCCATGCCAACGACTGGCAGACCGGCCTGATCCCGGCGCTGCTCAACATTGAGTATGAAGACCAGCCCGGTTTCGAAAAGACCGCCGCCGTCTACACGATTCACAATATGGCCTTCCAGGGGCAGTACTGGCACTGGGATATGCTGCTCACCGGAATCGACTGGAAATACTTCAATCGCCACCAGATGGAATTCTTCGGTCAGTTGAACCTGCTCAAAACAGGCATCGTCTTCTCCGACATGGTAACAACGGTCAGCCCCACTTATGCGAAGGAAATTCGCACCGAGCAGTTTGGCTACGGTCTGCACGGCGTTCTCGATTCCCACTCCGATCGGCTGGTGGGCATTCTCAACGGCGTCGATACGACCGACTGGAATCCCGAGATCGATCCGCACATCGCCGCGAATTATTCCGCAAAGACGGTCACAGAAGGCAAGCCACGCTGTAAAGCAGCACTGCAGGAACGGATGGGACTCCCACAGAAACCCGATGTTCCACTCCTGGGGGCAATCTCCCGCATGACTGATCAGAAAGGGTTCTCTCTGATTCTGGATGCCGCCGAGAACCTGCTGGCCACAGACGTGCAACTGGTCATCCTGGGAACGGGAGACCCGTATCACGAGACCTCCTTCAGCGAACTGGCACGACGGTTTCCCGATAAGGTTTCCACGCTCATCGGCTTTGACGAAATCCTGGCCCACCAGATCGAAGCCGGCCTGGATATCTTCCTGATGCCCAGTCAGTTTGAACCCTGTGGTCTGAACCAGATGTATAGCCTGATTTATGGCACTGTTCCCATCGTGCATGAAGTCGGCGGCCTGGCAGATTCCGTCGTGGATGCCTCTGACACCAACCTCGAAAACGGAACTGCGAACGGGTTTTCCTTCTGGCACTTTGATGCGACCGTACTGTATCGACAGATGCGACGTGCCATCGATATGTACAATGATAAACCAACCTGGCAGCAACTGATGCAGAACGGCATGACCCGGGACTGGTCCTGGAAGCATAGCGCTCAGAACTACCTCTCAGTCTATCAGCAGGCGCTCAGTTTTCGTGCGAATAGTACTGAATCAGTTTCTGCCTCGTCTTAA
- a CDS encoding DUF4921 family protein → MSEIRTDPLTGLTTIFAPERAKRPIAIKSSQGDEDQSAEQIASDPFAEGKEDETEPELFAVRAPGSKPNGPGWSLRVVDNKYPALTPVSTPGSEHDSFGVHEVIVECPHYETHISRLGLASFRNMFHAYRARLRVHRQNPRLQYAIIFKNQGVLGGASLGHAHSQLMVSHVIPEALHREIETAQQYQAEQGTSLFEQLASDPVLVTEHFDLICPYASRFAFETWLIPRSRGTHYDHSRDEELDDLAAITRRLLKALETILGSHDLNFVIQTPPFPTGDDVGYTWTLRIYPRLAHLAGFELASQMYVNPVFPEQARELLQRELAKEQS, encoded by the coding sequence ATGTCTGAAATTCGTACCGACCCACTGACCGGGTTGACGACCATCTTTGCGCCGGAACGGGCCAAACGTCCCATCGCCATCAAGAGCAGTCAGGGCGACGAGGATCAGAGCGCAGAGCAGATCGCCTCCGATCCCTTTGCCGAGGGGAAGGAAGACGAGACGGAGCCTGAACTATTCGCTGTCCGCGCACCCGGATCCAAACCCAACGGGCCCGGCTGGAGCCTGCGGGTAGTAGATAACAAATATCCTGCTCTCACGCCCGTCTCGACGCCCGGTTCCGAACACGATTCCTTCGGCGTGCACGAAGTCATTGTGGAATGCCCACACTATGAAACGCACATTTCCCGTCTGGGACTCGCCAGCTTCCGAAACATGTTCCACGCCTATCGCGCCCGGTTGCGCGTGCATCGGCAGAACCCCCGCTTGCAGTATGCGATCATCTTCAAAAACCAGGGAGTCCTGGGGGGCGCTTCGCTCGGCCATGCCCATTCGCAGCTGATGGTCAGTCACGTGATTCCCGAGGCACTGCACAGAGAGATTGAAACCGCACAACAGTATCAGGCAGAGCAGGGGACCTCGCTGTTCGAGCAGCTGGCTTCCGACCCGGTTCTCGTGACCGAACACTTCGATCTGATCTGCCCCTACGCTAGTCGGTTCGCTTTTGAAACCTGGCTGATTCCCCGTTCCCGCGGTACGCACTATGACCACTCCCGTGATGAGGAACTCGACGACCTGGCGGCAATCACGCGACGTCTGCTCAAGGCACTGGAGACGATTCTGGGCAGCCACGATCTGAACTTTGTTATTCAGACGCCCCCGTTTCCGACGGGAGACGACGTCGGGTACACCTGGACGCTGCGCATCTATCCCCGGCTGGCCCATCTGGCGGGTTTCGAGCTCGCCTCCCAGATGTACGTCAATCCGGTCTTCCCCGAACAGGCGCGGGAGCTGCTCCAGCGGGAACTCGCGAAAGAGCAGTCTTAG